A genomic segment from Macrobrachium rosenbergii isolate ZJJX-2024 chromosome 30, ASM4041242v1, whole genome shotgun sequence encodes:
- the LOC136854913 gene encoding holotricin-3-like, with amino-acid sequence MASWGKPATSHSDVYGRPTFVYKDASSALWTSDLDLQTPQPHLVFRISSRMIGQSTLLVAVAICALATALPGRPYGGAGVGGGLGGVGGVGGLGGVGGLGGVGGLGGVGGLGGVGGGHPGGGSFNPAHFPDLVPGFPFHQSHPGQGFGGCKYWCRSSFQNNYYCCTRSTYAG; translated from the exons ATGGCATCCTGGGGGAAACCGGCCACCAGCCACTCAGACGTTTACGGGAGACCAACGTTTGTATATAAAGACGCGTCGTCTGCTCTCTGGACATCAGACCTAGACCTACAGACGCCTCAGCCTCATCTGGTGTTCAGGATTTCCAGCAG AATGATTGGACAATCAACTCTTCTCGTGGCAGTCGCCATTTGTGCCCTTGCAACGGCCCTTCCAGGAAGGCCTTATGGAGGCGCTGGAGTAGGAGGTGGCTTGGGAGGTGTTGGAGGTGTTGGAGGACTTGGAGGTGTTGGAGGACTTGGAGGTGTTGGAGGACTTGGAGGTGTTGGAGGACTTGGAGGTGTTGGAGGTGGACATCCTGGAG GAGGCTCCTTCAACCCAGCCCACTTCCCAGACCTCGTTCCAGGATTCCCATTCCACCAATCCCACCCAGGCCAAGGATTCGGTGGCTGCAAATACTGGTGCCGCAGCTCTTTCCAGAACAACTACTACTGCTGCACAAGGTCCACCTATGCTGGATAA
- the LOC136855183 gene encoding elastin-like: MASCGKPAASHSDVCWRPTFEYKETSSALWPSDLDLQTPQPHLVFRTYSRMIGQSTLLVAVAFCALATALPGRPYGGAGVGGGLGGVGGVGGLGGVGGLGGVGGVGGLGGVGGLGGVGGLGGVGGGHLGGFGGAGVGGGHLGGLSSGGLGGGALGGGLGGGALGGGLGGGALGVGGGSFNPAHFPDLVPGFPFHQSHPGQGFGGCKYWCRSTFQNNYYCCTRSTYAG; encoded by the exons ATGGCATCTTGCGGGAAACCGGCTGCCAGCCACTCAGACGTTTGCTGGAGACCAACGTTTGAATATAAAGAGACGTCGTCTGCTCTCTGGCCATCAGACCTAGACCTTCAGACGCCTCAGCCTCATCTGGTGTTCAGGACTTACAGCAG AATGATTGGACAATCAACTCTTCTCGTGGCAGTCGCCTTTTGTGCCCTTGCAACGGCTCTTCCAGGAAGGCCTTATGGAGGCGCTGGAGTAGGAGGTGGCTTGGGAGGTGTTGGAGGTGTTGGAGGACTTGGAGGTGTTGGAGGACTTGGAGGTGTTGGAGGTGTTGGAGGACTTGGAGGTGTTGGAGGACTTGGAGGTGTTGGAGGACTTGGAGGTGTTGGAGGTGGACATcttggaggatttggaggtgCTGGAGTAGGAGGAGGACACCTTGGTGGACTTAGTAGTGGTGGCCTTGGAGGTGGAGCTTTGGGTGGTGGCCTTGGAGGTGGAGCTTTGGGTGGTGGACTTGGAGGTGGAGCTTTGGGTGTTGGAGGAGGCTCCTTCAACCCAGCTCACTTCCCAGACCTCGTTCCAGGATTCCCATTCCACCAATCCCACCCAGGCCAAGGATTCGGTGGCTGCAAATACTGGTGCCGCAGCACTTTCCAGAACAACTACTACTGCTGCACAAGGTCCACCTATGCTGGATAA
- the LOC136854908 gene encoding elastin-like translates to MASCGKPAASHSDVCSRPTFEYKEASSALWPSDLDLQTPQPHLVFRTYSRMIGQSTLLVAVAFCALATALPGRPYGGAGVGGGLGGVGGVGGLGGVGGLGGVGGLGGVGGGHLGGVGGLGGVGGLGGVGGGHPGAFGGAGVGGGHLGGLSSGGLGGGALGGGLGGGALGGGLGGGALGVGGGSFNPAHFPDLVPGFPFHQSHPGQGFGGCKYWCRSTFQNNYYCCTRSTYAG, encoded by the exons ATGGCATCTTGCGGGAAACCGGCCGCCAGCCACTCAGACGTTTGCTCGAGACCAACGTTTGAATATAAAGAGGCGTCGTCTGCTCTCTGGCCATCAGACCTAGACCTTCAGACGCCTCAGCCTCATCTGGTGTTCAGGACTTACAGCAG AATGATTGGACAATCAACTCTTCTCGTGGCAGTCGCCTTTTGTGCCCTTGCAACGGCTCTTCCAGGAAGGCCTTATGGAGGCGCTGGAGTAGGAGGTGGCTTGGGAGGTGTTGGAGGTGTTGGAGGACTTGGAGGTGTTGGAGGACTTGGAGGTGTTGGAGGACTTGGAGGTGTTGGAGGTGGACATCTTGGAGGTGTTGGAGGACTTGGAGGCGTTGGAGGACTTGGAGGTGTTGGAGGTGGACATCCTGGAGCTTTTGGAGGTGCTGGAGTAGGAGGAGGACACCTTGGTGGACTTAGTAGTGGTGGCCTTGGAGGTGGAGCTTTGGGTGGTGGCCTTGGAGGTGGAGCTTTGGGTGGTGGACTTGGAGGTGGAGCTTTGGGTGTTGGAGGAGGCTCCTTCAACCCAGCTCACTTCCCAGACCTCGTTCCAGGATTCCCATTCCACCAGTCCCACCCAGGCCAAGGATTCGGTGGCTGCAAATACTGGTGCCGCAGCACTTTCCAGAACAACTACTACTGCTGCACAAGGTCCACCTATGCTGGATAA